One genomic segment of Komagataella phaffii GS115 chromosome 4, complete sequence includes these proteins:
- a CDS encoding Arginase, responsible for arginine degradation produces MKTQIDYKFYPTKEVTIISAPFSAGQGKGGVEKGPGLLLKHGLREDLEALGWSVSIKEPLKGTGLDVPPSELEEEFDRSHGIAKRPTVVAQATERVYRAVKEVSHQKRLPLTIGGDHSIGVSTLAGFLDANPDACVLWIDAHADINTPETSPSGNIHGFPVALAMGLSREVWPKQFSWLDEAKNKLAADRIAYIGLRDLDPCEKKRVRELGIAAYSMYHVDKYGIAKVVEMALARINPTGKSPVHISYDVDALDPLFTPATGTPVRGGLTFREGMYIVEAVAETGNLGALDIVECNPDLASTDVHEIDTITAGCAIAKSAFGETLV; encoded by the coding sequence atgaaaacaCAGATTGATTATAAATTTTATCCCACAAAGGAAGTTACCATCATCAGCGCCCCTTTTAGCGCTGGTCAAGGTAAAGGCGGTGTTGAGAAAGGTCCTGGATTACTACTGAAACATGGACTTCGGGAAGATTTGGAAGCTTTAGGCTGGTCGGTTTCCATTAAGGAACCTCTCAAGGGTACCGGTCTAGATGTACCCCCATCAGAGTTGGAGGAGGAGTTTGACAGATCGCACGGAATTGCAAAGAGACCAACGGTGGTAGCCCAAGCGACAGAGAGAGTCTACCGTGCAGTTAAAGAAGTTTCCCATCAGAAGCGATTGCCTCTGACCATAGGAGGTGATCACTCAATAGGAGTATCCACGTTAGCAGGTTTTCTTGATGCTAATCCGGATGCTTGCGTCTTATGGATCGATGCTCATGCTGACATCAATACTCCTGAAACGTCACCTTCGGGAAACATTCATGGCTTCCCAGTTGCCTTAGCTATGGGGCTCAGTAGAGAAGTGTGGCCCAAACAGTTTTCGTGGTTGGATGAAGCCAAAAACAAGCTAGCTGCCGACAGAATTGCTTACATTGGTCTGAGAGATTTGGATCCCTGTGAGAAGAAACGTGTAAGAGAACTGGGCATCGCAGCTTACTCTATGTACCATGTCGACAAGTACGGAATTGCGAAAGTGGTTGAAATGGCATTGGCTAGAATCAACCCCACAGGAAAATCACCAGTGCATATTTCTTACGATGTGGATGCTCTTGATCCATTATTCACTCCTGCCACCGGTACCCCTGTAAGAGGAGGGCTGACTTTCCGTGAAGGGATGTACATTGTCGAAGCTGTTGCAGAGACTGGAAACCTGGGAGCGTTAGATATCGTAGAATGCAACCCTGACTTGGCATCAACTGACGTTCACGAAATTGATACCATCACGGCTGGTTGTGCCATCGCTAAGAGTGCGTTTGGAGAAACCTTAGTTTAA
- a CDS encoding Component of the exomer complex, which also contains Csh6p, Bch1p, Bch2p, and Bud7p: MVQVSLTVGKLDASLALLLTKDHHLIEFPTILLPDGITAGSIVRITCDRNLEEEQKEKEQFEQVQEEIYDLFGKNTPQAPVLRVLNVTQTSCVLEWDPLELGTSSIKSLTLYKNGERLGQIPNPLVNTNTKLSGLPIDTPYEFQLRLTTTAGVYTSNNVQLRTHKMTDLSGITVCVGEIEPNDAFTIEDIEESLRKVGARPMQREVKVDTTHFICTKSVGPEWEKAEKMIIPVVRPEWIKACELERRIIGVRNFYVNAEDTSAWTQKNYWSKTEHQTPKSEAPIAGETSEQKTADNSKVEDPTIVESKTDEPNLEAPTIEAPKIETPTIEEPKIEEPKIEVPTIEVPTIEEPIIDAPTIEEPKIEAPTIEEPKLEEPKIEAPTIVEKVVVAPEVEETTIVEPTIEEPVIEEQKSEESKNEESTGEPSKTPTENITEISVVQEPTAIDPTIEEPVYEKVVVTDPTIEEPVLDQTLSNASIDDPNTKTESVVGQVAEEPTVEEPTANNQPIEEPDIQETPTEVPTIEPPVDLNRPDEDLNQEIDATKGLESNEAPEVPAGDLNSETEEQEDDVSHAQSSPALVGLQPNSKKGSKKKKKKGKK; this comes from the coding sequence ATGGTACAAGTCTCATTGACGGTTGGAAAGCTAGACGCTTCCTTGGCGTTGCTTCTGACAAAAGATCATCACTTAATTGAGTTTCCCACGATTCTTTTACCAGATGGTATCACCGCGGGATCTATAGTTAGAATCACTTGTGATCGGAATTTAGAGGAGgaacaaaaagagaaggaacAATTTGAACAAGTTCAGGAAGAGATTTACGACCTTTTTGGCAAGAACACACCTCAAGCACCAGTTCTCAGAGTTCTCAATGTTACCCAAACTAGTTGTGTGTTGGAATGGGACCCACTAGAATTAGGTACATCTTCCATCAAATCATTGACTTTATACAAAAATGGCGAACGGTTAGGTCAGATCCCAAATCCACTAGTTAACACTAATACAAAATTGTCAGGATTACCCATTGATACTCCATATGAGTTCCAATTACGACTGACTACCACAGCTGGTGTTTACACATCCAACAATGTTCAATTGAGAACACACAAGATGACTGATTTAAGTGGAATTACAGTTTGTGTTGGTGAGATTGAACCCAACGATGCGTTTACAATTGAGGATATTGAAGAGAGTCTTCGTAAGGTTGGAGCACGACCAATGCAGAGAGAAGTTAAAGTCGATACCACGCATTTTATCTGCACAAAGAGTGTTGGACCGGAATGGGAGAAGGCTGAAAAAATGATTATACCTGTCGTTAGACCTGAATGGATTAAAGCTTGTGAGTTGGAAAGACGTATTATTGGTGTGAGAAACTTCTATGTAAATGCTGAAGATACTTCTGCATGGACTCAGAAGAACTATTGGAGTAAAACTGAACATCAAACTCCAAAATCTGAAGCACCTATAGCTGGTGAAACATCTGAGCAAAAAACTGCTGACAATTCTAAGGTCGAGGATCCAACTATTGTGGAGTCCAAAACTGATGAGCCAAACCTTGAAGCACCAACCATCGAAGCGccaaagattgaaacaCCAACCATTGAAGAgccaaagattgaagagCCAAAGATTGAGGTGCCAACGATTGAGGTGCCAACGATTGAAGAACCAATAATTGACGCACCAACCATCGAGGAGccaaaaattgaagcaCCAACCATCGAAGAGCCTAAActtgaagaaccaaaaattgaagcaCCAACAATTGTGGAAAAGGTTGTTGTAGCGCCAGAGgttgaagaaacaactATTGTGGAACCAACCATTGAGGAGCCAGTGATTGAAGAGCAGAAAAGTGAGGAATCGAAGAATGAAGAGTCAACTGGAGAACCATCTAAGACCCCAACTGAAAATATAACTGAAATTTCAGTGGTTCAAGAGCCTACAGCCATCGATCCTACGATTGAGGAGCCAGTGTATGAAAAGGTTGTGGTGACTGATCCCACGATTGAAGAACCAGTACTTGATCAAACATTGAGTAATGCATCTATCGATGATCCCAATACTAAGACCGAAAGTGTTGTGGGGCAAGTGGCTGAAGAGCCAACCGTTGAGGAGCCAACTGCCAACAATCAAcccattgaagaaccagaTATCCAAGAAACCCCTACCGAGGTGCCGACGATCGAACCACCAGTTGATTTGAATCGCCCTGATGAAGATCTGAACCAAGAAATTGATGCCACGAAAGGATTAGAATCCAATGAAGCTCCAGAAGTCCCTGCTGGGGATCTAAACTCGGAAACGGAAGAGCAGGAGGACGATGTTTCACATGCCCAGTCAAGCCCAGCGCTGGTAGGTTTACAACCTAACTCAAAGAAAggttccaagaagaagaagaagaagggCAAGAAATGA
- a CDS encoding putative component of the Rpd3 histone deacetylase complex, translating into MLQEQSGARPKSQRLGHRVQKESAESHKGSRKMPNSASVLATVTNLYPGLNDITDSFEAFPLELIRYFTLLKEIDAKTVQSVPLLITYIKRFLQMSKTHPKREQLLHEIRELIKELMPCLEEKMHVATIAADAVARHVKRIDSDFELIVENEIPAEIRIGSMDHHPAMIHDTKPADSGKSAQSQRSESRREALAARKAQAGSNGGSGIDASGPGDRDEELGKTVRRRANANSTHSANHSSNSNNNTNSINNNVTHMTNNSMTAVPASQPDDRRRGGHKTQPEVRESATRRRPGQNNDLSTEVPSNAKEDNDEEPVYCYCQQVSYGEMLGCDGIDCTREWFHLSCIGLTQPPRGKWYCDECKLKIRKR; encoded by the coding sequence ATGTTACAAGAACAATCTGGAGCGAGACCTAAGAGCCAAAGATTGGGCCAcagagttcaaaaagaatcGGCTGAATCGCACAAAGGTTCCCGCAAAATGCCAAACTCCGCCTCAGTACTGGCTACTGTGACAAACTTGTATCCAGGCTTAAATGACATCACAGATTCGTTCGAAGCATTTCCCCTGGAGTTGATTCGGTACTTTACCTTATTGAAGGAGATTGATGCTAAAACCGTGCAGTCTGTCCCTCTGCTAATCACTTACATCAAACGGTTCTTGCAAATGTCAAAAACACACCCGAAAAGAGAACAATTGCTCCACGAGATACGAGAGTTAATCAAAGAGCTAATGCCCTGtctggaagagaaaatgCATGTGGCCACTATTGCTGCCGACGCTGTTGCAAGACACGTCAAGCGTATTGATAGTGACTTTGAACTAATAGTGGAGAATGAAATCCCAGCAGAAATTAGAATCGGCTCTATGGATCACCATCCTGCCATGATACACGATACTAAGCCTGCAGACTCTGGCAAGTCTGCACAATCGCAGAGATCAGAATCTCGAAGAGAGGCGCTGGCGGCTCGTAAAGCACAAGCTGGATCTAATGGCGGGTCTGGCATTGACGCCAGTGGACCGGGTGATAGGGACGAAGAGCTTGGGAAGACTGTTAGAAGGCGTGCAAATGCAAACTCTACACACTCTGCAAACCACAGCAGTAATAGCAATAACAACACAAACAGTATCAACAATAATGTTACGCATATGACGAATAATAGTATGACCGCTGTGCCAGCTAGCCAACCAGATGACAGGAGGCGAGGCGGCCACAAGACCCAGCCGGAAGTTAGAGAAAGCGCAACGAGGAGACGACCGGGCCAAAATAACGATTTATCCACTGAGGTGCCCTCAAATGCCAAGGAAGACAATGACGAAGAGCCTGTGTATTGTTATTGTCAACAGGTATCTTATGGGGAGATGTTAGGGTGTGATGGTATAGATTGTACCAGAGAATGGTTCCATCTTTCATGCATTGGTCTAACTCAGCCTCCACGAGGCAAGTGGTACTGTGATGAATgcaaattgaagataagAAAGCGATAG
- a CDS encoding Putative transporter, member of the mitochondrial carrier family: MDSDVITRTRRFLQQDVVLSFLSGGIAGAFSRTCVSPMERVKVLYQVQGVDTKSYKGGVLKSILQIWKEEGYRGLFRGNGINCLRIFPYSSVQYATYQEIKPYLLEPGQPELTTGAKFFAGNIAGLASVTATYPLDLVKTRLSIQTASLGNLKSKLHGRTKRPPGMYQSIKHIYLNEGGVRSLYRGFVPTSIGVAPYVALNFTIYEGLKELLPGSYQVHHPVVKLTLGALSGGIAQTITYPFDLLRRRFQVLTLGTGEMGFQYNSTGHALKTIVAQEGYKGLYKGWVANMWKIMPSMAVQWATYDLIKEFITGL; this comes from the coding sequence ATGGATAGCGATGTTATTACACGTACAAGGAGGTTCCTTCAACAGGATgttgttctttctttcctttctGGAGGCATAGCTGGTGCGTTTTCCCGAACATGTGTCTCGCCAATGGAAAGGGTGAAAGTTTTGTATCAGGTCCAAGGAGTTGATACTAAATCGTATAAAGGGGGAGTATTGAAAAGTATACTTCAAAtatggaaagaagaagggtATAGAGGGCTTTTCAGGGGAAATGGAATAAATTGTTTGAGAATTTTTCCTTACTCATCTGTTCAGTATGCCACCTATCAGGAGATCAAACCATACTTATTAGAGCCAGGTCAGCCAGAATTGACCACTGGAGCCAAATTTTTCGCAGGAAACATTGCAGGACTGGCATCCGTTACGGCGACTTATCCCCTGGATTTAGTCAAGACCCGACTCTCCATACAAACGGCTTCCTTGGGAAACCTGAAATCTAAGCTCCACGGACGAACGAAACGGCCACCAGGAATGTACCAGTCTATCAAGCACATTTACTTAAATGAAGGTGGAGTAAGATCGCTATACAGAGGATTTGTGCCCACATCTATTGGTGTTGCTCCGTATGTCGCTCTCAACTTTACAATCTACGAAGGATTAAAAGAGTTGTTACCAGGGTCATACCAAGTACATCATCCTGTAGTTAAACTCACGCTAGGAGCTCTCTCCGGAGGAATCGCTCAAACAATAACATACCCTTTTGATTTACTTCGACGTCGATTCCAAGTGCTCACTTTAGGTACAGGCGAAATGGGATTCCAGTACAATTCCACTGGACATGCCCTCAAGACTATTGTTGCCCAAGAGGGGTACAAAGGATTATACAAAGGATGGGTCGCCAATATGTGGAAAATTATGCCATCAATGGCTGTTCAGTGGGCTACTTATGATCTGATCAAGGAGTTCATCACTGGGCTATAA
- a CDS encoding GTP-binding protein, with the protein MSEDYRLVVVGPPSVGKSALTIQLIRGEFLTEYDPTIEDSYKHPCEIDGAPVMLDILDTAGQEDYSSMKELYMKTGEGFLLVFAINKRSSLEELKPFYDQIVRVKEGMQSVPMVLVGNKSDVEDSKREVSRDEGEALARQFGCQYIETSAKTNTNVKEAFYNVVRATKSIKDTNQTGIDTSVDRSKNHEKPTVRGNATAPASSSDSSSSGCCIVM; encoded by the coding sequence ATGTCCGAGGATTACAGATTAGTAGTGGTGGGTCCTCCGTCGGTTGGTAAATCTGCTCTGACAATTCAGCTGATCCGTGGAGAGTTTCTGACTGAGTATGACCCAACAATTGAGGATTCCTATAAACATCCCTGCGAGATAGACGGCGCGCCGGTAATGCTGGACATCTTGGATACCGCAGGACAGGAAGACTACTCATCGATGAAAGAATTGTATATGAAGACGGGGGAAGGGTTTCTGTTAGTTTTTGCCATAAACAAACgatcatctttggaagaattgaagcCTTTTTACGATCAAATAGTCAGGGTGAAAGAGGGGATGCAATCAGTCCCAATGGTTCTGGTGGGAAACAAGtctgatgttgaagattCCAAGAGAGAGGTCAGTCGAGACGAAGGAGAGGCTTTGGCCCGTCAATTCGGTTGCCAGTACATCGAGACTAGTGCCAAGACCAATACTAACGTTAAAGAGGCCTTCTATAATGTGGTGCGAGCCACCAAAAGTATTAAGGATACAAACCAAACAGGAATTGACACAAGTGTGGATCGTTCAAAGAACCACGAGAAACCTACTGTTCGGGGCAATGCCACTGCCCCTGCGTCTTCGTCAgactcttcatcatcggGATGTTGTATAGTGATGTAG
- a CDS encoding Gamma-aminobutyrate (GABA) transaminase (4-aminobutyrate aminotransferase) gives MSVSETYYPSEPTAPVVKTSVIPGPESKKQTEELSTVFDTRPVYFVADYEKSNGNYIADVDGNVYLDVYAQIASIALGYNNPALIEAAKSPEMIRALVERPALGNFPGKDFKQILDNILKVAPKGQDKIWSGLSGADANELAFKAAFMHYQAKKRGYGTSFSEEEETTTMLNQSPGSPELAILSFKRAFHGRLFASASATCSKPIHKIDLPSFKWPKAEYPDYKYPLDDNAEYNDAEDKRCLAIVEDILTNWHAPIAAIIIEPIQSEGGDNHGSAAFFQGLRDLTLKYGSLLIIDEVQTGVGATGTMWAHEHFNLSPAPDMVTFSKKFQSAGYFFHDPELVPNYSYRQFNTWCGDPARMIIAGAIAKEVVDKNLIANAKEVGDYLFGKLEELSKKYPTELSRLRGKGRATFIAWDASSSEARNSFLAKMKLNGVNVGGCADHSIRLRPTLTFGKKHADILVATIDKVLSQN, from the coding sequence ATGTCTGTTTCTGAGACTTACTACCCATCCGAGCCAACTGCTCCAGTTGTAAAGACTTCAGTCATCCCAGGACCCGAGTCGAAGAAGCAAACTGAGGAACTCTCCACCGTTTTCGACACCAGACCAGTCTACTTCGTCGCTGACTATGAAAAATCCAATGGTAACTACATTGCTGACGTAGATGGAAACGTCTACTTAGACGTCTACGCTCAAATCGCATCGATTGCCTTGGGTTACAATAATCCTGCTCTGATTGAGGCCGCAAAGTCTCCAGAGATGATCCGTGCTTTGGTTGAGAGACCAGCTTTGGGTAACTTTCCAGGTAAAGACTTCAAACAAATTTTGGACAACATTTTGAAGGTAGCTCCTAAGGGCCAGGACAAGATATGGTCTGGACTCTCTGGTGCTGATGCTAACGAGCTAGCTTTCAAAGCTGCGTTTATGCACTACCAGGCTAAGAAGAGGGGTTATGGTACTAGTTTCTccgaggaagaagagacaACTACCATGTTGAACCAGTCTCCAGGTTCTCCAGAGTTGGCCATCCTTTCTTTTAAGAGAGCTTTCCACGGTCGTCTTTTTGCATCTGCTTCTGCAACTTGCTCCAAGCCAATCCACAAGATCGACTTGCCATCTTTCAAATGGCCAAAAGCTGAATATCCAGACTACAAATACCCTCTGGATGACAATGCTGAATACAACGATGCTGAAGACAAGAGATGCTTGGCCATTGTCGAGGACATTTTAACCAACTGGCATGCACCGATTGCTGCCATCATCATTGAACCAATCCAATCTGAGGGTGGTGACAACCACGGTTCTGCAGCTTTCTTCCAAGGTTTGCGTGATctgactttgaaatacGGTTCTTTGTTGATCATTGACGAGGTTCAAACCGGTGTCGGAGCCACTGGAACTATGTGGGCTCACGAGCATTTCAACCTGTCTCCAGCTCCAGACATGGTTaccttctccaaaaaattcCAATCTGCCGGTTACTTTTTCCATGACCCAGAATTGGTTCCAAACTACTCATACAGACAGTTCAACACCTGGTGCGGTGACCCCGCCAGAATGATCATTGCCGGTGCCATCGCCAAGGAAGTTGTCGACAAGAATCTGATTGCTAATGCTAAGGAAGTGGGCGACTACTTGTTTGGTAAGCTGGAGGAACTCTCTAAAAAATACCCTACTGAATTGTCCAGACTTCGTGGTAAGGGCAGAGCTACATTCATTGCTTGGGATGCATCTTCTTCTGAGGCTAGAAACAGCTTCTTGGCCAAAATGAAGTTGAACGGTGTTAACGTTGGTGGATGTGCCGACCACTCCATCCGTCTGCGTCCAACCTTGACGTTCGGCAAGAAGCACGCTGACATCTTGGTTGCCACCATCGACAAGGTTCTCTCTCAGAACTAA
- a CDS encoding Subunit F of the eight-subunit V1 peripheral membrane domain of vacuolar H+-ATPase (V-ATPase): protein MSIDANKNRTLIGVIGDEDTVTGMLLAGVGQVTSEPGKEKNFLVVEPRTSDDQIEEVFDQYTEKRDDIAILLINQHIAERIRFKVDTFTKAFPAILEIPSKDHPYDPEKDSVLRRVRRLFGE from the coding sequence ATGTCGATAGACGCAAATAAGAATAGGACACTCATTGGAGTCATTGGAGATGAAGACACAGTTACCGGTATGCTGCTGGCGGGTGTTGGTCAAGTTACTTCTGAGCCGGGAAAGGAGAAGAATTTTTTGGTAGTGGAACCAAGAACCTCAGAtgatcaaattgaagaggtCTTTGATCAGTATACTGAAAAGCGAGATGATATTGCCATATTACTCATTAACCAACACATTGCCGAAAGAATAAGATTCAAGGTAGATACATTCACTAAGGCATTTCCAGCTATATTGGAGATTCCCTCAAAGGACCATCCATATGACCCTGAGAAGGACTCAGTGCTGAGAAGAGTACGCAGACTCTTTGGAGAATAA
- a CDS encoding GTPase-activating protein (RhoGAP) for Rho3p and Rho4p, with product MDSRDKSIDQSTSEATDPNTSLGTVDQELEAVSSPTTPAKVESSASLLEDPQIAKILQSDSAMDILLDRLKRSITTCDEFSRYIKKKSILEDDHYTQLRKISKHTQDTLKNDGKKFKTDSFERSFEKIVSFDSELFNVGSPYVKALTLMYEQLGSLASTVSKSRKSVKEEYRRKERECGDAIAAAEKSKNKYFNFCNELEKLRTGDPSKKTFTLKGSKTGTQQEEELSRKIEIADQDYRAKVHQCKKLKDELLMVHRPAQVKALKGLILEIDTAMSLQLQKYTTWNETLVMRSGILISPLHEDSNKPSIKKIAASVDNEKDLYEFLTKQGTTSLNRWLTPVEYKVHPLLGNNLRKDSQRRNITPTSGAVAGAAVGAGVGAASSSPLSPLPASTSYSPTLDPKVVGSRLSGPRELQVSETASTVSVPPGVKQNLATFGVPIDVLVDNDTGSVPAIVRQCIQVIEKYGLDLEGIYRVSASVTKVKELRELIDRDPANIALIGPSSPDHVLDDDIYVAATILKLFFKSLPEPLLTNALYQDFLDAVKDDSGSTKISTRLHQIAYELPDGPYWTLRSLLFHLNKIAAHQDVNRMTIRSLSIVWGEVLLYSEVANTEDMSYKAKVVEELLKAANLIYEAEP from the coding sequence ATGGATTCCAGAGATAAAAGCATAGACCAATCAACTTCGGAGGCCACGGACCCAAACACTTCTTTGGGCACTGTGGATCAGGAACTCGAAGCGGTCTCGAGTCCAACGACTCCTGCAAAGGTCGAGTCCTCCGCTTCTTTGTTGGAGGACCCCCAGATTGCCAAGATATTGCAATCCGACTCAGCTATGGATATCCTTTTAGATCGTCTCAAGCGAAGTATCACAACATGTGATGAGTTCAGTCGTTatatcaaaaagaaatcaataTTGGAAGACGATCATTACACGCAGTTGAGAAAAATCTCTAAACATACCCAAGATACTTTAAAGAACGACGGAAAGAAGTTCAAGACCGATTCATTTGAACGCAGTTTTGAGAAAATTGTTAGTTTTGATAGCGAGTTGTTCAACGTTGGATCACCCTATGTTAAGGCGTTGACGTTGATGTACGAGCAACTGGGATCACTAGCTTCGACTGTATCGAAATCTCGTAAATCTgttaaagaagaatatcGCCGCAAGGAGAGAGAATGTGGAGACGCCATTGCTGCTGcagaaaagtcaaaaaaCAAGTATTTCAACTTTTGTAACGAATTGGAGAAGCTTCGCACGGGTGATCCATCAAAGAAGACCTTCACACTAAAAGGATCTAAGACGGGGACACAACAGGAGGAAGAACTTTCCCGTAAGATTGAGATTGCGGATCAGGATTACAGAGCAAAAGTCCATCAGTgcaaaaaattgaaagacgAATTATTGATGGTTCACAGACCTGCTCAGGTCAAAGCTCTGAAAGGTCTTATTTTGGAGATTGACACCGCAATGTCATTGCAATTACAGAAATACACAACATGGAACGAAACGCTTGTGATGAGGTCTGGTATATTGATATCCCCTTTGCACGAGGATTCTAATAAGCCTTCAATCAAGAAAATTGCTGCTAGTGTTGATAATGAGAAAGACTTGTACGAATTTTTGACCAAACAGGGTACTACTTCTCTTAATAGATGGCTGACCCCAGTGGAATACAAAGTGCATCCTTTATTGGGGAATAATCTTAGGAAAGACTCCCAAAGGAGAAACATTACGCCTACATCTGGAGCTGTGGCAGGCGCTGCTGTTGGCGCAGGTGTTGGAGCGGCATCTAGTTCACCATTGTCACCTCTTCCTGCAAGTACTTCTTATTCCCCCACACTGGACCCCAAGGTTGTTGGAAGTAGATTATCGGGGCCGAGAGAGCTACAAGTATCAGAGACAGCCTCAACAGTCTCCGTGCCTCCAGGAGTGAAGCAAAATCTTGCTACTTTCGGGGTACCGATCGATGTGCTGGTCGATAATGACACTGGATCGGTGCCTGCAATTGTGCGACAATGTATTCAGGTGATTGAAAAGTATGGACTAGATTTGGAAGGTATTTACAGAGTGAGTGCGAGCGTGACCAAAGTTAAAGAGCTAAGAGAACTAATTGATAGGGATCCTGCTAATATTGCTCTGATTGGTCCATCTAGCCCTGATCACGTATTGGATGATGACATATACGTGGCTGCCACCATCTTAAAGCTGTTCTTCAAGTCGCTTCCAGAACCGCTTCTCACGAATGCCTTATACCAGGATTTCTTGGACGCAGTAAAGGATGATTCTGGCAGCACCAAAATATCAACGAGATTACATCAGATAGCTTATGAATTACCCGACGGTCCCTACTGGACGCTTCGCTCACTTTTGTTCCATCTTAACAAAATAGCCGCACACCAAGATGTCAACCGTATGACGATACGGTCTTTGAGTATTGTCTGGGGAGAAGTACTGCTGTACTCTGAGGTCGCCAACACAGAAGATATGAGCTACAAGGCCAAAGTGGTTGAGGAACTCCTCAAGGCCGCTAATCTGATTTACGAAGCTGAACCGTAG